The Mangifera indica cultivar Alphonso chromosome 19, CATAS_Mindica_2.1, whole genome shotgun sequence nucleotide sequence tgacttttaAAAGAATGTGATCAcattttaaactctttttcaAACCCCACAAGAAACTTAGATGTTTCCGTACACTGATGACAACTTGTTTGAGAAGGGGAGCGACGTCATGAAGAGGAGACTGaagacttttcttttcttccttgagACACCAAACGGCCGAATGGGAATGGAATAAATGAGCGAATGACTTTTGGGCTCTTTAATATGCTTTTAAAAAGCATTTCAAGGTGTGATATGATATGCCAAACAAAAGACGATGTTAAATGTGTTAGCAGCTTTTTAAGTGGAAGTACAATAGATTCCTTGTTTCTTCATTGCATTTGCATGGTGTTTTCTTCCTACTGAAGTAAGCTAGTTGCCTCTCATTAGTAAAGCCACTTCATTTGACTGTGTAATTCTCAGAAGAAGGATCAGTGGATATGATGATGGAAGGTGAAGGTAGTAGTAGCAGCAAGAAGAGAGGAGTTCAAAATCATGACGATGGCTTCATTAATACTCTGTTTTCTTGGTCTCTTGATGACATTCGTAACAAAAATCTTTTCAGTCATAAGGTTTGCTTTCTTtactcttcttcattttcagtaactaataaattttaataaagaaactcatattttatatttatatcccTAGGATATACCAgttaataattttcccttttaatcATCTGTAATGTTCGATGTTATGTTTGTTTGGCTTTTTAATTGTTACGTTCGGCGTTTCCCTTTTAATCATCTGTAATGTTCAGTTGTCTATGAAAATGGAGCAATGTTTTTAACTGCGGCATTGGCGTTTCCCGCTCATTCTTGTGTAAATGTTGGGGATGCTCCTCTCTTATTAGTGCAGTGCGGCtttacaaaaagaaatatttgtagtttgtttcctttttttttatttttatttttttggcaaCGGTTGATCTCATTCAGCAACAAGCTTTAGATGAGATTTCTCTTTACTTTCTAGTGCTTTCATCTTATGTTCAAGTTCATGCTGGCTGAAAATGgcttaattgatattttattactgaattGAGTAATTGTTTTATTCCTTTCAGGTGGAAAAAATTCCGGAATCATTTGAATCTGTCACTCAGTATTTGGGGTCATTTGTTTATCCTTTGTTGGAAGAAACACGAGCAGAACTGTTTTCACCTATGGAGATCATTTCAAGAGCACCTTATGCTAAGGTGGATGTTTTTAGGCCTCTTGGATCTGAGTTATTTGATGTTAAGATTGATTACTGGAGGAACAGGTTCAGTAACAATGGTAAAGAGCCTTATAAAACTTTGCCGggggatattttaattttagcagATGCGAAACCTGAAACTATTTCCGACTTGGAGAGGGTTGGTAGAATGTGGTCTTTTCTATCAGTCATGACAATCGCTGAGGATGATAATGATAGCACTTCTACTTACTTTAAAGTGAAGGCTTCAAAAAGCATCCAGCAGTTTGAAAGGGAGAAATCACTGTTTGTGATTTTCTTGGCAAATATTACTACTAACAGAAGAATATGGAAATCCTTGAACATGTCCCGAAATTTGAAGATTATCAAAAAAGTTTTACGCGGGAATTCCGTGGTAAGTTTTCTGAAGATGATTTACTTATACTATACTTATTCTTGCTGACATACATTGTGTAGTTTTTGATTGAGACTTGCATGTTGCATGACAGTCGGAGGAAAGTTGCCAAGTCTGTTCTGAACTGAATGGAGGGATCTTATATGAGAAATTTGGTAGTGGCTTATCATCAACATTGAATGCTTCGCAATTGAATGCAGTTCTTGCCTGTCTTGATGGAGTGCGTTGTGATCACAAGTCCTCTGTGCAACTTATATGGGGTCCCCCTGGAACAGGGAAAACTAAAGCTGTTAGTATGCTTCTCTTTACTCTGTTGAAAACAAAATGCAGAACCCTTACTTGTGCCCCGACGAATGTTGCAATTACAGAAGTTGCTTCTCGTGTTCTGAAGCTGCTGAAAGAATCGATTAAAACTGATGACTATGGAAGTGAGACTCTGATGCTTCCTCTTGGAGATATTCTCTTGTTTGGGAGTAAGGAGAGACTCAAAGTTGGTcaagaaatagaagaaatatATTTGGATTATCGCGTTAAAAAGCTTTCAGAGTGTTTTGGTACGCTGACTGGCTGGAGGCATTGCTTCTCATCCATGATGGATTTACTTGAAGATTGTGTTTCTCAGTATCACATTTTCTTGGAGAATAAATTGGTAAAGAAGAGAGAAAGTACTGACAAAAATGAAGTCAAAGAGAATTACAGGAATATGGAAATGGAAGGTGACAATGAGGAGTTTAAATCATTTCTTGAATTTGTGAGAGATAGATTTAAACATACTGCTACTCCTCTTAGGAATTGTATATTTATCTTCTGCACTCACATACCAAAACGTTTCATTTTGGaaagtaattttcaaaatatgataGATCTTAtcagtttacttgattctttcgaAACTTTGTTGTTTCAAAAAAATGTAGTTTCTGACGAGCTGCAAGAGCTCTTTTCACATTCAGTAGCTGAAGAGTTTTTTTCATCACCTGGGCATAGAAATTACTTGTTGCAGAAAAGGAGAGGTGAATGCCatacagttttaaaaaatcttcaGGATTCCTTTAATAAACTTAAGTTTCCAAGTGGTATGAACATAGATTCATTAAAAGCTTTCTGCTTTAAAACAGCTTCTGTAATATTTTGCACTGCTTCTAGTTCATTTAAGCTGCATTCAGTGGCCATGGAACCACTGAACGTTCTGGTCATTGATGAAGCGGCACAACTAAAAGAAAGTGAGTCGACAATACCCCTGCAACTGTTGGGCTTAAATCATACTATTCTCATTGGGGATGAGTGCCAATTGCCAGCAATGGTTAAAAGCAAGGTATGGTTTATGTTATTTCAACAGTTCTGGTGACTTTTTTGTATTTGGCCTTTGCTTTACTTTTTAAGTTCCTTTGTTCGGCTTTTTTTTTATCAGGTTACTGACGAAGCTTCCTTCGGGAGAAGCTTATTTGAGAGGCTGAGCTCATTGGGTCGCTCTAAACACCTGCTCAATACACAGTATCGGATGCACCCCTCAATTAGCTGCTTCccaaattcttatttttataacaacCGGATTTGGGATTCTCCTAATGTtaaaagaagaatcaacaaaaatgtctttttgcCAAGATCTCCAATATTCCGTCCATATTCTTTCATCAATATTCTTGAAGGGAGAGAAGAGTCCATTGGCCGTAGCTGGAGAAATATGGTTGAGGTAGCTGTTGTGATGAAAATATTGCAGAACCTGTACAAAGGTATGTGTTGTTGGAGTCTCATGTTTATATTAGCATATCATTCATTTAAATTCTGATATTCCACTTTGAGAAACAAAACATTAGCTCTATATTGTCAGCATTTTGATTGATGACTGTATGTCCCAGAGGCTTAACCTACCTTTCTATAGCAGGCAATTAATGAAACTAGCTTTTTTGAgaataatttatacatttacatggccttttatttcaattatgcaAATGGAAATCTAAAAGTGCGGATTTCTTGTTAATATCTAATGCTATATACTGTCAAATTTTTATTGGCTAACATCTCATGCATGTACTAATTTGTATTATGCATCACTTGTTAAACATGATTGAAGAGAAagagttaaattaaataatgaaatcattatataaatggCATGAATTGTTTCAACTTGAACAAATTCCAAACATACTTCTATTGAATCTCCTTATTATATCCATGGTAATTCATAATATGCAGATTGGAATGACTCAAAACAGAAGCTGAGCATTGGCATAGTCTCACCTTACAGTGCTCAAGTACaagcaattgaaaaaaaacttgGAGGCAAGTATGATGACTCTGATGACTTTACTGTAAAAGTGAAGTCGATTGATGGGTTTCAAGGTGGTGAGGAGgacattattataatttccaCTGTGAGAAGCAACGAAAGGGGATCCATTGGATTCTTGTCCAAGCCACAGAGAATCAATGTTGCACTTACAAGGGCCAGGTATACATGTAAATATTGTACATTGTGTTTTGTTCATTTTAGTAACTATAGTGAATAACTACGGTCCCTTTGATACCCTCTAGGCACTGTTTATGGATTTTAGGGAATGAAAGGACCTTAACTCATGGTGAATCTGTTTGGAAAATCTTAATCAATGATGCTAAGGACCGCTGTTGTTTCTTTAATGCTGATGAAGATAAGGATTTGGCCAAAGCTATATTAGAGCCCAAAAAAGAGCTTAATGAATTGAATGAATTGCTGAATGCTGACAGTGTACTTTTCAACAATCAAAAGTGGAAGGTATATTGTTTCCTTAGCTATACTTGCTTTGCCAATCAATTTTTCCTACCATGGTTAGTGCTTATATTTGTCAGTGACGCTGATTTCACTTGGATGTTCACTTGAATAACCTATTCTTGCAGCAGAACAGGAGTACTAAAGGCAAGGCAACGGAGGCAGGTTCAGAAGAGAAATTGGATAAGGACAGTAAGGAGGCATTGCAAGTTCATCTAGCCTCTGGTTCCCAGTGGCCAAAAAATTCTGAGAAGATTGAAAACAAGgggaagggaaagaaaaagccTAAGAGAAAGAACAAGCGAAATGGTAAGCAGAAAAACTAGCAACCAAAGCTAAGATTTTGCATTTCTGAACTTGATTGCCTTATGGTACAAATGGCCAAGTTTGTCAGTCTTTCTGGTTATATAAgaacaaattgttattttatattttaaatagttattgaTATTGAATGGTCAGTTTTGTTTCACAGAATTCTGGCGACAGAAAGATGCAGATGATGAAAAGAGCATTTTGTTGAATGCCCCAGCAGTTGAggtaatttcatttcttttttcacatCTGTTGAATGCAGTATGAATGAAGTAATAAgattagatttagattttttttttttttggtgattttacAGTTGGATGTTCACTTGAATAACCTATTCTTGCAGCAGAATAGGAGTACTAAAGGCAAGGCAACAGAGGCGGGTTCAGAAGAGAAATTGGATAAGGACAGGAAGGAGGCATTGCAAGTTCATCTAGCCCCTGGTTCCCAGTGGCCAGAAAATTCTGAGAAGATTGAAAACAAGGGGAAAGGAATGAAAAAGCCTAAGAGAAAGAACAAGCGAAATGGTAAGCAGAAAAACTAGCAACCAAAGCTAAGATTTTGCATTTCTGAACTTGATTACCTTATGGTACAAATAGCCAAGTTTGTCAGTCTTTCTGGTTATATAAgaacaaattgttattttatattttaaatatttattgatattgaaTGGTCAGTTATGTTTCACAGAATTCTGGCAACAGAAAGATGCAGATGATGAAAAGAGCATTTTGTTGAATGCCCCAGCAGTTGAGgtaatttcatttctcttttcacATCTGTTGAATGCAGTATGAATGAAGTAATAACattagatttagatttttttttttttttggtgattttacCGTTGGATGTTCACTTGAATAACCTAATCTTGCAGCAGAATAGGAGTACTAAAGGCAAGGCAACAGAGGCGGGATCAGAAGATAAATTGGATAAGGACAGTAAGGAGGCATTGCAAGTTCATCTAGCCTCTGGTTCTCAGTGGCCAGAAAATTCTCAGAAGATTGAAAACAAGgggaagggaaagaaaaagccTAAGAGAAAGAACAAGCGAAATGGTAAGCAGAAAAACTAGCAACCAAAGCTAAGATTTTGCATTTCTGAACTTGATTACCTTATGGTACAAATGGCAAAGTTTGTCAGTCTTTCTGGTTATATAAgaacaaattgttattttatattttaaatatttattgatattaaatggTCAGTTTTGTTTCACAGAATTCTGGCAACAGAAAGATGCAGATGATGAAAAGAGCATTTTGTTGAATGCCCCAGCAGTTGAggtaatttcatttcttttttcgcATCTATTAAATACAGTTTGAAGTAATAAGATtagattaagattttttttttttttgtgattttacgGTTGGATGTTCACTTGAATAGCCTAATCTTGCAGCAGAATAGGAGTACTAAAGGCAAGGCAACAAAGGCGGGATCAGAAGAGAAATTGGATAAGGACAGTAAGGAGGCATTGCAAGTTCATCTAGCCTCTGGTTCCCAGCGGCCAGAAAATTCTGAGAAGATTGAAAACAAGGGGAAAGGAATGAAAAAGCCTAAGAGAAAGAACAAGCGAAATGGTAAGCAGAAAAACTAGCAACCAAAGCTAAGATTTTGCATTTCTGAACTTGATTACCTTATGGTACAAATAGCCAAGTTTGTCAGTCTTTCTGGTTATATAAgaacaaattgttattttatattttaaatatttattgatattgaaTGGTCAGTTATGTTTCACAGAATTCTGGCAACAGAAAGATGCAGATGATGAAAAGAGCATTTTGTTGAATGCCCCAGCAGTTGAGgtaatttcatttctcttttcacATCTGTTGAATGCAGTATGAATGAAGTAATAACattagatttagattttttttttttttggtgattttacCGTTGGATGTTCACTTGAATAACCTAATCTTGCAGCAGAATAGGAGTACTAAAGGCAAGGCAACAGAGGCGGGATCAGAAGATAAATTGGATAAGGACAGTAAGGAGGCATTGCAAGTTCATCTAGCCTCTGGTTCCCAGTGGCCAGAAAATTCTCAGAAGATTGAAAACAAGgggaagggaaagaaaaagccTAAGAGAAAGAACAAGCGAAATGGTAAGCAGAAAAACTAGCAACCAAAGCTAAGATTTTGCATTTCTGAACTTGATTACCTTATGGTACAAATGGCAAAGTTTGTCAGTCTTTCTGGTTATATAAgaacaaattgttattttatattttaaatatttattgatattaaatggTCAGTTTTGTTTTACAGAATTCTGGCAACAGAAAGATGCAGATGATGAAAAGAGCATTTTGTTGAATGCCCCAGCAGTTGAggtaatttcatttcttttttcgcATCTATTAAATACAGTTTGAAGTAATAAGATtagattaagattttttttttttttgtgattttacgGTTGGATGTTCACTTGAATAGCCTAATCTTGCAGCAGAATAGGAGTACTAAAGGCAAGGCAACAAAGGCGGGATCAGAAGAGAAATTGGATAAGGACAGTAAGGAGGCATTGCAAGTTCATCTAGCCTCTGGTTCCCAGCGGCCAGAAAATTCTGAGAAGATTGAAAACAAGGGGAAAGGAATGAAAAAGCCTAAGAGAAAGAACAAGCGAAATGGTAAGCAGAAAAACTAGCAACCAAAGCTAAGATTTTGCATTTCTGAACTTGATTACCTTATGGTACAAATAGCCAAGTTTGTCAGTCTTTCTGGTTATATAAgaacaaattgttattttatattttaaatatttattgatattgaaTGGTCAGTTATGTTTCACAGAATTCTGGCAACAGAAAGATGCAGATGATGAAAAGAGCATTTTGTTGAATGCCCCAGCAGTTGAGgtaatttcatttctcttttcacATCTGTTGAATGCAGTATGAATGAAGTAATAACATtagatttggatttttttttttttttggtgattttacCGTTGGATGTTCACTTGAATAACCTAATCTTGCAGCAGAATAGGAGTACTAAAGGCAAGGCAACAGAGGCGGGATCAGAAGATAAATTGGATAAGGACAGTAAGGAGGCATTGCAAGTTCATCTAGCCTCTGGTTCCCAGTGGCCAGAAAATTCTCAGAAGATTGAAAACAAGgggaagggaaagaaaaagccTAAGAGAAAGAACAAGCGAAATGGTAAGCAGAAAAACTAGCAACCAAAGCTAAGATTTTGCATTTCTGAACTTGATTACCTTATGGTACAAATGGCAAAGTTTGTCAGTCTTTCTGGTTATATAAgaacaaattgttattttatattttaaatatttattgatattaaatggTCAGTTTTGTTTCACAGAATTCTGGCAACAGAAAGATGCAGATGATGAAAAGAGCATTTTGTTGAATGCCCCAGCAGTTGAggtaatttcatttcttttttcgcATCTATTAAATACAGTTTGAAGTAATAAGATtagattaagattttttttttttttgtgattttacgGTTGGATGTTCACTTGAATAGCCTAATCTTGCAGCAGAATAGGAGTACTAAAGGCAAGGCAACAAAGGCGGGATCAGAAGAGAAATTGGATAAGGACAGTAAGGAGGTATTGCAAGTTCATCTAGCCTCTGGTTCCCAGCGGCCAGAAAATTCTGAGAAGATTGAAAACAAGgggaagggaaagaaaaggcCTAAGAGAAAGAACAAGCGAAATGGTAAGCAGAAAAACTAGCAACCAAAGCTAAGATTTCGCATTTCTGAACTTGATTACCTTATGGTACAAATGGCCAAAAATCCTTTGCGGTTTGATTCTAAAAAGTACTGTTTTTGTACTGGAGGTTGCTACAACGATTATTCAATCATGGACTAAACACTTCATGGTTGAATGGTTGTATTATCAACGTCCCTTACAGggaacaaattttcaaattgtttatttGAATGCAGAATgtggataatttaattttattaatttggtatataaatgaataatgccataatatatatatatatatatatatatattcacaataTGAATGTTGGTATACATAGTAATGCAGaagatatatgtgattgtgtagcCGCTCTCGCATTAGATCCTAAAGCCTTGTCTACAACAAACGTGAAATTGCTGGCTAAGATAGCGCTAAACTTGGCTGTATCTAATTCCACAAGCAGCCTAAAATACATTGATGCAATGGCGAAGAAGGAAAAATCTTCACCGAAACTGAAATCGGCACACGAGTTCTGCATTTCACAGTATCAGTACACCGTGAATTCATTCAAAAGTGCTTTGAGCGACTTGGATGTAGATCCTATGACTGCAAATTATGATGCAAAAGTTGCTTCTGATGGTGCATCTTACTGTGCAGACAAACTGAAATCTGAGGGATTTCAATCTAAAGACGGTTACCAATAAGATGCGCTGAATtaattggtataaataatattctatgGCATGGTTACATTACATACGGgaaagttttcttctttttttgggAATAATTACTGATGTTATCTATTTGaatcaaatgatttaattttattaatatggtGGCATCTGAGGGTATTTATGTCTATTTTCAATAGTTATATAGATTAGACAAGGTGAAAgattaatcaattatttttatccagATCAATTCCCTCGATAAATTATTCTTCAATTTCCCAATTAACACCCATCTCTATAGTATATGGTTGGTGTTTATTTTGGATGAGATTGTATGATGCAAAAGATATTTCTGATTAATTACATAATGTAGCgaaaatgttttttattcttaattaattgtttaaattaagaTGACATGATAAATAATGTGTGATACCCACAGGCACAATCAAGggtaattttttccttttcacatTATTCtaattgataatatatgtagagcaatgttatgcatacatatttttgtatacataaatgagGACACacatgatatatcattatgtgattaaatattactttattcttaattcaaaataacttaattacttgatgatatatatcaaatgtgtacttaaaatgaatatatatagttttattgttatatgtaTTTAGACCCATATGCAACCATGTAACACAAGGGTGTATGCCCATGCATGTGCATATAAGAGTACACGCTTGTTGTCCCGTAAAGCAGAGGGACACGTGCATGTTGAGATGTGCCAAAATCTGAGAGAGCAGAGTTGGTTCAATGTGACGAACCAGAGAAGCTCAAGAAGAGTAAAAAAGAATTCTGTTTTATTGCTTATGTGTTTGATCTTTACATGTAATGGCTTTATATACTGAAAATTACAATCTATCTACGGCaacataatatttgtacaatctgctcatcaatataaacatgattttagggatgtgATAGCTAATAATCTGGGATGTGATATGGATGATAATTTGCTTGATTTCTGGGATATGATTTGCATGATTTCCAGGGATGTGGATGTGATTCTGATTTTCaatactccccctcaagctggtgGTTTGTAGATGTCATAAACTCCAAGCTTGTGTAAGAGATAAAAATGTTGTCTTGATCCCAGAGGTTTGGTGAATATGTCAGCCAACTGTTCTGTGGTTCGAATGTGGTAAGGTTTTATCAAGCCTTCCTGTATCTTGTCTCTTACAAAGTGACAGTCAATCTCTATATGCTTAGTTCTTTCATGGAAGACTGGATTGGTAGAGATATCCTTTGCTGCCTTATTATCACAGTAGAGTTCAACTGGTTTTGAGATTATTACGCCCAGATCCTCTAATAGACCACGAATCCATATTATTTCACAAGTAGTTTTTGCCATTGCCCGATATTCTGCTTCAGctgaagagagagagacagtAGATTGCTTTTTCGTTTTCCATGATATAAGAGAATCCCCAAGTTTTACACAGAAACCTGTCAGTGATTTTCTTGTCATAGGACACGTACCCCAGTCTGAGTCACAGTAAGCTGTTACTTTCAAGGTTTTATCTCGACGGAATAATAATCCTAGACCTGGACAtccttttagatatttaattaccTTTAAGGCTGCATCCATGTGAGACTGCTTTGGTGCATGCATAAATTGGTTGAGGACGATCCCATCTGCAGACTGAGCAATTTCAATccccaaaaaatattttggaggTCCTAAGTCTTTTATTCTGAAAGACTTATGGAGGTGAGTTTTCAGCTCTTTTATGGCGATTGTGTCATTCCCAGTTATGAGGATATCATCTACATAAACCACGAGGCATATGAATGATTTTCCTTGTCTTTTTGTGAACAAGGCATAATCATGTCTTGACTGTTTGAAACCTAGCTTGATCAATGCTTCTGTGATTTTAGTGTTCCATTGTTGGGATGCTTGTTTCAGGCCATACAAGGATTTTCACAGTTGACATACTAGATTCTCCCCCTGTTTGCGAATTCCGGGTGGAACTTCCATATAAATCTCTTCATCTAAGTCCTCATGAAGAAAGGCATTGTGAACGTCCATCTGATGAAGAGACCAATCATAAGAGGCAGCAAGGGCAAGGAGTGTGCGAACAGTAACATGTTTGATAACAGGCGAAAAAGTCTCTTGATAATCAAGCCCTTCCTGTTGAGTGAACCCTTTTGCaaccaatcgagctttatatCGTTCAATGGAACCATCTGCCCGGTGCTTTATCTTGAAGACCCATTTGCAGTCGATGGGTTTCCTATGAGATGGTCGTGGTACAAGGTCCCACGTTTTATTGAGATACAAAGCTTCTAACTCTTCTGCCATCGCCTGACGCCAATGAGGTAATTGTATTGCTTCTGAATATGAAGTAGGTTCACGATGTGCAGAGATGTGACTGATGCAAGCTCTGTGCCCTGGAGATAACCtgtcataattaatatatcaagaGATTGCATATGGGTTAGATGAAATAGTGAAAACATAGTCAGTGCTCCAAATGGGAGGTTTTGTGGTTCGTGATGATCGTCTCAAGGGAGCCAGATCAGGATCATCAAAGATAACTGGAACATCCACGGATAGGGTAGGTGAAGATGAGTCAGCACTTTGTTCAGATCCTGTCAATGTACCGCTAGTGTTACGAGGCGATGAAATTACCTCATATCTTTCTTTAAGAAACTCATTGTGTGTCATTGGTGACGAACCAGTGGATGTCATACCTTTAATTTCATcagcaaaaggaaaaacatcttTATGAAATGTGACGTCTCTACTGATGAAGATTTTGTTTGTTGTCATATCATATAGGCGATATCCCTTCTGTAGTGGAGGATATCCCATGAATACACAACGAGTTGCTCGGGTGTCAAATTTGTCTGTTTGCTGAAGTTTGGTGGAGTAGCAGAGACACCCAAATACTCTTAAGTGCCTGATGTCTGGTTTTTTGCCAAAGAGAAGTTCATAAGGTGTTTTGTCACCCAGAACCTTGGTTGGCATTCTATTGTTCAGATAGGCTGCCATGACCACATAATCTCCCCAAAATTGAGGTGGTATGTTGGATTGGTGTTTAAGGGCATGGGCTACTTCTAATAGAtttctatgttttctttctACAGTACCATTCTGTTGTGGTGTGTAAGGGCAGGAACTTTCATGAAGAATTCCATAAGAGTCAAGGTAAGTAGTGGTGGTATggttaaaaaaatcttttacatTATCTGTGCAGATTCGATGGACTTTTGTGTGGAATTGAGTTTGGACCATGGAcataaatttcaagaaaaaggtATGTGTTTGGGCTTTTAAACTCATGTGGTATAACCATGTAGCACGTGAGAAGTCATCTATTATGGTAAGAAAGTATTTGGATCCATCATAGTTAGGTGTACTATAAGGTCCCCAAATATCTAAATGTATCAATTGGAACGGTTTTGTGGTTGAAGTAGTGCTTGTGGGAAAGGAAATGCGAGTTTGCTTGGCAAGAGGGCAAATGGGACACTTTGGATATGGGATAGTACTCGAATGCCCTAATCTTTGATGGGAAATTAATGacactttattaatttgatttgtattacaaTGAGAAGAggtaatacaatttttatttaataaaggaaAGGTCTTGGGGTTCAGTGTCCAGTAGTATAACCCATGTTGTTCTTTACCCAAGCCTATCAGATTGCCAGTCAAATAGTCCTGAAATACGCATATAGTAGGTAAAAAGGTTACTACACATTTGTTGTCTGTGCATAGT carries:
- the LOC123203506 gene encoding uncharacterized protein LOC123203506 isoform X9: MMMEGEGSSSSKKRGVQNHDDGFINTLFSWSLDDIRNKNLFSHKVEKIPESFESVTQYLGSFVYPLLEETRAELFSPMEIISRAPYAKVDVFRPLGSELFDVKIDYWRNRFSNNGKEPYKTLPGDILILADAKPETISDLERVGRMWSFLSVMTIAEDDNDSTSTYFKVKASKSIQQFEREKSLFVIFLANITTNRRIWKSLNMSRNLKIIKKVLRGNSVSEESCQVCSELNGGILYEKFGSGLSSTLNASQLNAVLACLDGVRCDHKSSVQLIWGPPGTGKTKAVSMLLFTLLKTKCRTLTCAPTNVAITEVASRVLKLLKESIKTDDYGSETLMLPLGDILLFGSKERLKVGQEIEEIYLDYRVKKLSECFGTLTGWRHCFSSMMDLLEDCVSQYHIFLENKLVKKRESTDKNEVKENYRNMEMEGDNEEFKSFLEFVRDRFKHTATPLRNCIFIFCTHIPKRFILESNFQNMIDLISLLDSFETLLFQKNVVSDELQELFSHSVAEEFFSSPGHRNYLLQKRRGECHTVLKNLQDSFNKLKFPSGMNIDSLKAFCFKTASVIFCTASSSFKLHSVAMEPLNVLVIDEAAQLKESESTIPLQLLGLNHTILIGDECQLPAMVKSKVTDEASFGRSLFERLSSLGRSKHLLNTQYRMHPSISCFPNSYFYNNRIWDSPNVKRRINKNVFLPRSPIFRPYSFINILEGREESIGRSWRNMVEVAVVMKILQNLYKDWNDSKQKLSIGIVSPYSAQVQAIEKKLGGKYDDSDDFTVKVKSIDGFQGGEEDIIIISTVRSNERGSIGFLSKPQRINVALTRARHCLWILGNERTLTHGESVWKILINDAKDRCCFFNADEDKDLAKAILEPKKELNELNELLNADSVLFNNQKWKQNRSTKGKATEAGSEEKLDKDSKEALQVHLASGSQWPKNSEKIENKGKGKKKPKRKNKRNEFWRQKDADDEKSILLNAPAVEQNRSTKGKATEAGSEEKLDKDRKEALQVHLAPGSQWPENSEKIENKGKGMKKPKRKNKRNEFWQQKDADDEKSILLNAPAVEQNRSTKGKATEAGSEDKLDKDSKEALQVHLASGSQWPENSQKIENKGKGKKKPKRKNKRNEFWQQKDADDEKSILLNAPAVEQNRSTKGKATKAGSEEKLDKDSKEALQVHLASGSQRPENSEKIENKGKGMKKPKRKNKRNEFWQQKDADDEKSILLNAPAVEQNRSTKGKATEAGSEDKLDKDSKEALQVHLASGSQWPENSQKIENKGKGKKKPKRKNKRNEFWQQKDADDEKSILLNAPAVEQNRSTKGKATKAGSEEKLDKDSKEALQVHLASGSQRPENSEKIENKGKGMKKPKRKNKRNEFWQQKDADDEKSILLNAPAVEQNRSTKGKATEAGSEDKLDKDSKEALQVHLASGSQWPENSQKIENKGKGKKKPKRKNKRNEFWQQKDADDEKSILLNAPAVEQNRSTKGKATKAGSEEKLDKDSKEVLQVHLASGSQRPENSEKIENKGKGKKRPKRKNKRNAALALDPKALSTTNVKLLAKIALNLAVSNSTSSLKYIDAMAKKEKSSPKLKSAHEFCISQYQYTVNSFKSALSDLDVDPMTANYDAKVASDGASYCADKLKSEGFQSKDGYQ